One segment of Brassica napus cultivar Da-Ae chromosome C3, Da-Ae, whole genome shotgun sequence DNA contains the following:
- the LOC106389453 gene encoding ubiquitin-conjugating enzyme E2 29, giving the protein MATKRILKELRELERDPPVSCSAGPIGENMFHWQATIMGPIESPYTGGVFLVDINFTKDYPFKPPKVVFKTKVFHPNVNSNGNICLDILKDQWSPALTISKVLLSVCSLLTDPNPDDPLVPEIAHIYKSDRVRYEATARSWTQKYASQ; this is encoded by the exons ATGGCGACGAAACGGATATTGAAAGAGCTAAGGGAGTTGGAGAGAGACCCTCCTGTATCATGCAGTGCTG GTCCAATAGGAGAAAATATGTTTCACTGGCAAGCTACGATAATGGGTCCGATCGAAAGTCCATACACGGGTGGTGTTTTCCTTGTCGATATCAATTTCACTAAAGATTATCCTTTTAAACCCCCCAAG GTTGTATTCAAAACCAAAGTCTTTCATCCGAACGTCAACAGCAATGGAAACATATGTTTGGACATTCTCAAAGACCAATGGAGCCCTGCCCTTACAATCTCTAAG GTCCTTCTTTCTGTGTGCTCTCTTCTTACAGACCCAAACCCTGACGATCCTCTGGTTCCAGAGATAGCTCACATATACAAAAGCGATAGGGTCAGGTACGAAGCCACGGCTCGAAGCTGGACCCAGAAGTATGCGTCGCAATAA
- the BNAC03G46620D gene encoding basic leucine zipper 23 has protein sequence MDDGEVEFPLSSSSMDSFFDELLRDSHACTHTHTCNPPGPENTHTHTCLHVHTKILPAQAEDKEATDDTSESSGNKSKKRPLGNREAVRKYREKKKAKAASLEDEVMRLRAVNSQLMKRLQGQAALEAEVTRLKCLLVDIRGRIEGEIGAFPYQKPVAPNAHFSYTMQPCNNMPCGVDNNLYCFQDGNSGEGALMNGQGLNGCEFDQLQCLDGDQNLAGCSNGNGTFGVNASGVANKRKRGTPASKAV, from the exons ATGGACGACGGTGAGGTCGAGTTTCCACTTAGCAGCTCTTCGATGGACTCTTTCTTCGACGAGCTTCTCAGGGACTCTCACGCTTGTACCCACACTCACACTTGCAACCCTCCTGGACCAGAgaacacacatacacacacctGTCTCCACGTCCACACCAAGATCCTCCCCGCTCAGGCCGAAGACAAAGAAGCCACCGACGACACGTCGGAGTCTTCAGGGAACAAGAGCAAGAAGAGGCCCTTGGGGAACAGGGAAGCGGTTAGAAAGtacagagagaagaagaaggctaaAGCTGCTTCCTTGGAGGACGAAGTCATGAGGCTTAGGGCTGTGAATAGTCAGCTGATGAAGAGGCTGCAAGGTCAAGCTGCGTTGGAAGCTGAGGTTACGAGGCTCAAGTGTTTGCTTGTGGATATAAGAGGGAGGATCGAAGGAGAGATTGGTGCTTTCCCTTATCAGAAACCCGTGGCTCCCAACGCGCATTTCTCTTATACGATGCAGCCTTGCAATAATATGCCATGCGGTGTTGACAACAACTTGTACTGCTTTCAAGATGGGAATAGTGGAGAAGGTGCCTTGATGAATGGGCAAGGTCTGAATGGTTGTGAGTTTGACCAGCTTCAGTGCTTGGATGGTGATCAGAATTTAGCTGGGTGTAGTAATGGAAACGGAACGTTCGGTGTCAATGCATCCGGGGTTGCTAATAAGAGAAAAC GTGGGACTCCTGCCTCTAAAGCAGTTTGA